A window of the Fulvia fulva chromosome 11, complete sequence genome harbors these coding sequences:
- a CDS encoding Trichothecene biosynthesis transcription regulator TRI6, which produces MPFPAYDDGLDYFQQPPVAGPSTTPMEYLSPGHASRARLSRTTSFASNASSARSISQSDVGSRSTSPNTAEMAKWGARNEDGSWSCSYPGCVSRSTFTRGCDLRKHYKRHTKSLFCRAEGCPQATEGSFSSKKDRARHEAKHNPTIMCEWDGCGRLFSRNDNMKDHVRRVHQRRIT; this is translated from the exons ATGCCGTTCCCTGCCTATGACGATGGCTTGGACTACTTCCAACAACCTCCAGTAGCAGGTCCGTCCACAACACCCATGGAGTACCTATCACCCGGCCACGCAAGCAGAGCACGGCTGTCCAGGACAACATCCTTTGCCTCCAACGCCAGCTCTGCACGAAGCATATCACAGTCAGACGTCGGCTCTCGCAGCACATCTCCCAACACGGCCGAAATGGCGAAGTGGGGCGCACGGAACGAAGATGGAAGCTGGTCGTGTTCATACCCTGGCTGTGTCTCGCGATCCACTTTCACCAGAGGCTGTGACCTACGCAAACACTACAAGCGGCACACGAAATCCCTATTCTGTCGAGCTGAGGGATGTCCCCAAGCGACTGAAGGAAGCTTCTCAAGCAAGAAGGATCGCGCTCGGCATGAGGCGAAACATAATCCTACGATTATGTGCGAATGGGATGGTTGTGGGAGACTCTTCTCGAGGAACGATAATATG AAGGACCATGTCAGACGAGTACACCAACGACGCATAACTTGA
- a CDS encoding Mannosyl-oligosaccharide 1,2-alpha-mannosidase IB: MPGRTRRVRLLAVVVCIVTVFFLYTRNEARVGEYADYVRGKTAIGGGAVLRGGEKQEPIQEPSLPDARPETKAAVAEAQETAAGWRDDVLDIAEPTTTPPPTTIAKARPTEESTTVPYVPSFDDPEELPIEVGNGRVEEDYDPYIHTSTYVPIHWSKLSEKFPVTSTIQLPTGKPSAIPRVQKQGQGTADAQRLAAVKEAARWAWKGFRENGWDYDEVKPISGVGSNTFNGWGATLVDSLDTLWIMGLRDEFEDAVNKTSQIDFTTSSRNDIPMFEVTIRYLGGLLGAYDVSGRKYKVLLDKAVELAEILYSAFDTPNRMPETYYYWKPTFATNAHRASTRVVMAELGTLSLEFTRLAQLTLEPKYYDAIARITDEFEKWQNNTRLPGMWPTIMDASGCEKPVYHPPAAHQVPIPGGNTYTTTTEPIQVNPKVQKAAEDALNDSKAGAKYTGQGGGDEVVNPQVYTGAAGAADGSRRPMQDEYIPNGFGSGAAGGKASNEHNAKEPLRHDTRPGSGVDAASDYGKGDREPLPPKGGAGDLNKRQLEDYGETVAPAETKPKNTTSITKPQHKQGLRQLEYDGTAEEPEEMCITQGFASSSKNAPETFSLGGQSDSTYEYLPKEFLLLGGLVPQYKSMYLDSMKPIVEKLIFRPMTPDNLDILISGEVRTSKNYTTDEWHETHVAKNEHLTCFVGGMIGMGGKIFEIPEHVEIGRKLTDGCIWSYNVTGSGIMPESYMLSACDSWTDCKWNQTKYEDDLDPYSEFRADQREDFKETYGIDDLDAYEEELAVASKSAAAGLAAATSEVKAPSPAELNAAEDAHTFGEFGGTGKLRKRQQVDDRVAMSGAPPLPQPKPKKAPTTTADSADFAAAADSDKIWTNDNTPYTSGTPTISDDEEPVPAAPVRPAYTPPPPMTHKQYVEHKIEMERLPKGFVRLDSKSYILRPEAIESVFYMYRITGEQYWRDRGWEMFMAIEKATHAPYGHSRIDDVTKEVPDQTDGMESFWIAETLKYFYLLFDEPDRWSLDDWVLNTEAHFFRRPDSGSA; the protein is encoded by the coding sequence ATGCCCGGCAGAACGCGGCGCGTCCGCTTGCTGGCCGTGGTCGTGTGCATCGTCACCGTCTTCTTCCTCTACACCCGCAACGAGGCACGCGTGGGCGAGTACGCCGACTATGTTAGAGGCAAGACGGCCATTGGAGGCGGAGCTGTACTTCGAGGGGGAGAGAAACAGGAACCCATACAGGAGCCTTCACTCCCTGACGCGAGACCCGAGACCAAAGCGGCAGTTGCAGAGGCTCAGGAGACCGCTGCAGGCTGGCGGGATGACGTCCTTGACATCGCAGAACCCACGACGACGCCGCCGCCGACAACGATAGCGAAAGCTCGGCCGACGGAGGAGAGCACGACTGTACCTTATGTCCCTTCGTTCGATGACCCAGAAGAGCTGCCGATTGAGGTTGGAAATGGGAGAGTCGAGGAGGACTATGATCCATACATTCATACGTCGACATATGTACCCATACACTGGTCGAAGCTCTCTGAGAAGTTCCCAGTGACATCGACGATACAGCTCCCTACTGGGAAGCCCAGCGCGATACCGAGGGTACAGAAGCAAGGACAGGGCACAGCAGATGCTCAAAGACTTGCGGCGGTGAAAGAGGCGGCTAGATGGGCATGGAAGGGTTTCCGCGAGAATGGCTGGGATTACGACGAGGTCAAGCCGATTTCTGGTGTTGGATCGAACACCTTCAACGGTTGGGGCGCAACGTTGGTGGACTCGTTGGATACACTGTGGATTATGGGCTTGAGAGACGAGTTTGAGGATGCCGTGAATAAGACGAGCCAGATTGACTTCACAACATCAAGTCGGAACGACATCCCGATGTTCGAAGTCACCATCAGATATCTTGGTGGCTTGCTTGGAGCATACGATGTGTCTGGAAGGAAGTACAAAGTCTTGCTGGACAAAGCTGTTGAGCTTGCCGAGATCCTGTACAGCGCTTTCGACACGCCGAACCGCATGCCCGAGACATACTACTACTGGAAGCCAACCTTTGCCACGAATGCTCACCGCGCGAGCACGAGAGTTGTCATGGCCGAGCTGGGTACTTTGAGTTTGGAGTTCACGAGGTTGGCACAGTTGACATTGGAGCCCAAGTACTACGATGCGATCGCGCGAATCACGGATGAGTTTGAGAAGTGGCAGAACAACACGAGACTACCCGGAATGTGGCCGACGATTATGGATGCAAGTGGTTGCGAGAAGCCGGTTTACCATCCTCCAGCAGCCCACCAAGTACCGATACCAGGCGGAAACACCTACACGACTACTACAGAGCCAATTCAAGTCAATCCCAAAGTGCAAAAGGCTGCCGAAGACGCTCTGAACGATTCGAAAGCGGGAGCGAAGTATACTGGCCAGGGTGGAGGTGATGAAGTCGTGAACCCACAGGTGTATACTGGCGCTGCTGGTGCCGCTGATGGCTCGCGTCGTCCAATGCAAGACGAGTACATTCCCAATGGCTTTGGCAGTGGTGCTGCGGGTGGCAAGGCATCGAATGAGCATAACGCGAAGGAACCACTCCGTCACGATACTCGGCCTGGCTCTGGCGTGGATGCCGCCTCGGACTATGGCAAGGGAGACCGCGAGCCTCTCCCTCCGAAGGGTGGGGCCGGTGATCTGAACAAGCGTCAACTCGAAGACTACGGTGAGACGGTTGCGCCGGCTGAGACGAAGCCCAAGAACACCACATCTATCACCAAGCCCCAGCATAAGCAAGGCCTGCGTCAGCTCGAATACGACGGCACGGCGGAAGAGCCTGAAGAGATGTGCATCACTCAGGGTTTTGCTTCCAGTAGTAAGAACGCTCCGGAGACATTCAGCCTTGGCGGACAGAGCGACAGTACATACGAATACCTACCCAAGGAGTTCCTCCTGCTTGGCGGCCTTGTTCCTCAGTACAAGAGCATGTACCTCGACAGCATGAAGCCCATTGTCGAAAAGCTCATCTTTCGACCAATGACACCAGACAACCTCGACATCTTGATCTCTGGTGAGGTCCGGACTTCGAAAAACTACACCACCGACGAATGGCACGAGACTCATGTTGCCAAGAACGAGCATCTGACATGCTTCGTTGGTGGTATGATTGGCATGGGTGGCAAGATTTTCGAAATTCCAGAGCATGTGGAGATTGGCCGCAAGCTCACTGATGGTTGTATCTGGTCGTACAATGTGACTGGCAGTGGCATTATGCCTGAGTCATATATGCTTTCTGCTTGCGACAGCTGGACGGACTGCAAGTGGAACCAGACCAAGTACGAGGATGATCTTGATCCGTATTCAGAGTTCCGCGCAGACCAGCGAGAGGATTTCAAGGAGACGTACGGTATCGATGACCTTGATGCATATGAGGAGGAGCTCGCTGTTGCTAGCAAGTCTGCTGCTGCTGGCCTGGCTGCAGCCACTTCCGAGGTTAAAGCACCATCCCCAGCTGAGCTCAACGCTGCTGAAGACGCGCACACCTTTGGCGAGTTCGGTGGCACAGGCAAACTGAGGAAACGACAGCAGGTTGATGATCGTGTCGCAATGAGCGGTGCTCCACCGCTTCCTCAACCAAAACCCAAAAAGGCTCCTACCACAACAGCCGACTCTGCAGACttcgccgccgccgccgacTCAGACAAGATATGGACCAATGACAACACTCCCTACACCAGCGGCACGCCCACCATCTCAGACGATGAAGAGCCCGTCCCAGCTGCCCCAGTCCGTCCGGCCTACACACCACCGCCTCCAATGACCCACAAACAATACGTCGAGCACAAAATCGAAATGGAACGTCTCCCCAAAGGCTTCGTCCGCCTCGACTCCAAATCCTACATCCTCCGCCCCGAAGCCATCGAATCAGTCTTCTACATGTACCGCATAACCGGCGAGCAGTACTGGCGCGACCGCGGTTGGGAAATGTTCATGGCGATTGAGAAAGCCACGCATGCGCCGTATGGACACTCGCGGATCGATGATGTGACGAAGGAGGTCCCGGATCAGACAGATGGGATGGAGAGTTTCTGGATCGCGGAGACGTTGAAGTATTTCTACCTTTTGTTCGATGAGCCGGACAGGTGGAGTTTGGATGATTGGGTGCTGAATACCGAGGCGCATTTCTTTAGACGGCCGGATTCGGGCAGTGCGTGA
- a CDS encoding MIOREX complex component 10, translating to MHNQAATLAGFAVIASRSWTTASPPLQSIGAGSATALPFRSATTMASTSAAHARKMPRNHFTSSRTSRQDDGQHPKRKAATKHATKNSLRKVALDAQRSRLVVRRSGKTRYVHPEADTKDVTAYCAAETYNLSRARWELQREGHAPDPCGTRLFPQVLHFQTQNSVVKEQDSGGERPQGAGDVFVFPSGCVVTWNVPELLARKIVTRYLPVAAGDTGHLDKMEIEDLEYIEDESKESSRIIGDTIILGTKPSDHYNLDSSPESAILDNDESRTPEVDTILAKIAFSSALARSTKLAVLENSLSHYFSTTRNIPLTLASGKKLKINRSQILQKTGELLLIRAQLNLYSELTDSLPDLFWDSPHELGLEGYYEMVGRALDVGVRIKVLNEKMDYASEIAGVLSQRLSEKHSSMLEWTIILLICIEVGFGIVHLSRESKMMDEMDEEKRTRELLQVWLQREVKGKEV from the coding sequence ATGCACAATCAGGCTGCGACGTTGGCAGGCTTCGCCGTCATAGCAAGCCGGAGCTGGACGACCGCATCGCCGCCTCTCCAAAGCATCGGCGCCGGCTCTGCCACCGCTTTGCCTTTCCGCTCTGCTACGACGATGGCATCGACATCTGCAGCTCACGCGCGCAAGATGCCCCGCAATCACTTCACGTCCAGTCGAACATCGCGGCAGGACGATGGCCAGCACCCAAAGCGCAAAGCCGCGACAAAGCATGCGACCAAGAACTCGCTACGGAAGGTGGCATTAGATGCTCAGAGATCGAGACTGGTGGTCCGAAGAAGTGGAAAGACACGATATGTCCATCCGGAAGCAGACACCAAAGATGTGACAGCATACTGCGCAGCAGAAACATACAACCTGAGCAGGGCGAGGTGGGAGCTGCAGCGAGAAGGACATGCGCCAGACCCATGCGGGACACGCCTCTTCCCTCAGGTCTTGCACTTCCAAACGCAGAACTCTGTTGTCAAAGAGCAAGACAGCGGCGGAGAGAGACCACAAGGTGCGGGCGATGTATTCGTCTTTCCTAGTGGATGTGTCGTGACTTGGAATGTCCCGGAACTGCTCGCACGAAAGATTGTGACGAGATACCTGCCAGTCGCCGCTGGTGACACAGGACACCTCGACAAGATGGAGATTGAAGATCTAGAGTATATCGAGGACGAGTCCAAAGAAAGCAGCCGCATCATCGGGGACACGATCATATTGGGCACCAAACCTAGTGACCACTACAACCTCGACAGCAGCCCAGAAAGTGCCATTCTCGACAACGACGAATCCCGCACCCCCGAAGTCGACACAATCCTCGCCAAAATCGCCTTCTCCTCCGCCCTAGCCCGCTCCACCAAACTCGCCGTCCTCGAAAACAGCCTCTCCCACTACTTCTCCACCACCCGCAACATCCCCCTAACCCTCGCATCCGGCAAGAAACTCAAGATAAACCGCTCGCAAATCCTCCAAAAGACCGGCGAGCTCCTCCTCATACGCGCGCAGCTCAACCTATACTCCGAACTTACGGACAGCTTACCGGATCTCTTCTGGGACAGTCCCCACGAGCTAGGCCTGGAGGGGTACTATGAAATGGTCGGACGTGCACTGGACGTGGGCGTGAGGATTAAAGTGTTGAATGAGAAGATGGATTATGCCAGTGAGATTGCTGGAGTTTTGAGTCAGAGGCTTAGTGAGAAGCATTCGAGTATGTTGGAGTGGACGATTATTTTGCTGATTTGTATCGAGGTCGGGTTTGGGATTGTGCATTTGTCGAGGGAGAGTAAGATGATGGATGAGATGGACGAGGAGAAGAGGACGAGGGAGTTGTTGCAGGTCTGGCTGCAGAGGGAGGTGAAGGGGAAGGAGGTGTAG
- a CDS encoding Vacuolar protein sorting-associated protein 41 has translation MSAARFMTATESDTSTHNTNHDRMPDSAAAASANDGDEEEEEEEEDDDDDDDDEPKLKYARLTGSLANAYRNADSTSAFAVVGDKMVVGTHNGSIHALAVPALESLRTYRAHQATVTSISISPVPPAPVLVRRETGSAAMLSSPPPSSKGIPAPTRTRTGVSNSRTPPRQQEPVPNTPNNQIYIATSSLDGHVCVSSLMDPAHVQLRNFARPVNAVALSPDYENDKTYLSGGLAGSLILTVGGKAGVSTDANTNSAAAAASGWLGSIGLGSNTGSDKSLHSGEGAINSIKWSHSGKWVVWVNEEGIKIMRSHLKLGSEDQEDAWRRIAHAARPNRKGWEDMAGVWKGRCEWIDEKTLESDDLTTGGGHDNALDAQVTNGNDPVRSRTSTKGKKVEKLLVGWGDTAWVLHVQTGSSTAQGPNAKRQIGSADIIHKLQFRDCIISGISFYTPSLLAILAYRTRDDDDHLINAPHSVGKGAKDDTPRKARQHRHTSLAPQLRLVNVVNGEEVELDELSRISRYETLSAQDYHLGALYMPPPLPDKAAKEQTRGKLEDIWDVTKNATVQTLTVGGYATRMFSSGASIMSGSSDGRGTNGRTGSFRRQGSVQDVTPTPEVTRRPVDAHPYTLEPGLKLFIHSPYDCVLAVKRELSDHLEWLLEHQQYGEAWQLIDEHPEAVDTSASDLQSSTSQPSSPIKSGVGQNGSLADFFADENSSQSTGVNALRAHNSTAQKEKRRIGDLWMQQLVSDNEWEEAGKIAGKVLGTSSRWEHWVWTFAQADKFDEITPYIPSTALKPPLPTLVYEVILGHYIGKDRERLSKLLDVWDPDLFDVKSVISAIEDRLESGEVTEDGTEHGIQGRDWRILMEALARLYFADGRARDALRCYIALQDAEKAFSLIREEKLMDVVVDDVPGLVMLRISREQMRSAPLSELEEASSEAIQLLIDEAHRGTVPVISVVQQLTRKGDNFQPFLFFYFRTLWKTGPSTKAPAPFRRGGPFDTRKEESHAMVEDHADLAVKLFAEYDRDLLYNFVKASQMYSYDKAAEICERRHYIPELVHILSKTGQTKRALYLIIGELGDVSQAISFAKENPDLWNDLLDYSMDKPSFIKGLLEEVGAAAAFNPIDVVRRIPEGLEVEGLKQGIQRLVREFEIQMSISEGVAKVLRGEVGMGMDTLRAGRKKGVRFEVVHESPTDVDLAVHDPPTKVPKDGESLPVPKRKAEKPVAKQVKPGHCVGCSEPFREDDKETLIGFACGHVYHLSCLLDANPDTNKKEADNVLDQLATAAEEDDGGYGGRSVGGKVAHAHIINSVVKGGCQHCIIPEGA, from the exons ATGTCTGCTGCTCGTTTCATGACGGCAACGGAGAGTGACACCTCCACACACAACACGAACCATGACCGAATGCCCGActccgccgccgccgcctctgCCAACGATGGCGacgaggaggaggaggaagaagaagaggacgacgacgacgacgacgacgatgaGCCCAAGCTGAAGTATGCCAGGCTGACGGGAAGCCTGGCAAACGCATACCGCAACGCCGACTCTACCTCTGCCTTTGCCGTGGTGGGCGACAAGATGGTCGTGGGCACACACAATGGGAGCATACACGCCTTGGCTGTGCCTGCGCTGGAGAGCCTGCGAACGTATCGCGCCCACCAGGCGACAGTCACGAGCATATCGATCAGTCCAGTACCACCAGCTCCAGTGCTGGTGAGGCGTGAAACAGGCAGTGCGGCCATGCTGTCAAGTCCTCCGCCAAGCAGCAAAGGCATACCGGCACCAACAAGGACGAGGACGGGCGTGAGCAACTCTAGGACCCCTCCGAGACAGCAGGAACCCGTCCCGAATACGCCCAACAACCAGATCTACATCGCGACGAGCTCTTTGGACGGCCATGTCTGTGTCTCATCTTTGATGGATCCAGCGCACGTACAGCTGCGGAACTTTGCGAGACCAGTCAATGCGGTGGCTCTCAGTCCGGACTACGAAAACGACAAGACGTATCTCTCTGGTGGTCTAGCAGGAAGCTTAATACTAACAGTGGGAGGAAAGGCCGGTGTCAGTACGGACGCAAACACGAACAGCGCCGCAGCAGCAGCCTCGGGCTGGCTAGGATCAATAGGCCTGGGAAGCAATACTGGGTCCGACAAGAGCCTGCATTCGGGTGAGGGAGCCATCAACAGCATCAAATGGAGTCACAGCGGGAAATGGGTTGTTTGGGTGAATGAGGAGGGCATAAAGATCATGCGAAGTCATCTGAAGCTGGGGAGTGAAGATCAGGAAGACGCGTGGAGACGGATAGCACATGCGGCGCGACCGAATCGCAAAGGCTGGGAAGATATGGCTGGAGTGTGGAAGGGCAGATGTGAATGGATCGATGAGAAGACGCTGGAATCAGATGATCTTACAACCGGAGGTGGACATGACAATGCGCTGGATGCACAGGTCACCAACGGCAACGATCCCGTGCGGTCAAGGACATCCACAAAAGGCAAGAAGGTTGAGAAACTGCTGGTCGGGTGGGGAGATACTGCTTGGGTTCTCCACGTCCAGACTGGAAGCTCGACCGCACAAGGCCCAAACGCAAAACGACAGATTGGAAGTGCAGACATCATTCACAAGCTTCAGTTCCGCGACTGTATCATATCTGGAATCAGCTTTTACACCCCGTCATTGCTCGCAATCCTGGCATACCGCACGAGAGACGATGACGATCATCTCATCAACGCCCCTCACAGTGTTGGCAAAGGTGCCAAGGATGATACACCTCGCAAGGCAAGACAGCACAGACATACAAGTCTGGCACCCCAGCTTCGACTGGTGAATGTCGTCAACGGGGAGGAAGTTGAGCTTGACGAACTGTCAAGGATATCGCGCTACGAGACGCTATCTGCACAGGACTATCATCTCGGTGCACTCTACATGCCTCCGCCGTTGCCGGATAAAGCAGCGAAAGAGCAGACCCGAGGAAAGTTGGAGGACATCTGGGATGTTACCAAGAACGCGACGGTTCAGACCTTAACAGTCGGTGGCTACGCGACTCGTATGTTCTCGTCAGGTGCCAGCATCATGAGTGGGAGCAGCGATGGGCGCGGCACGAATGGCAGAACAGGATCCTTCAGGCGGCAGGGATCTGTACAAGACGTCACGCCTACTCCAGAAGTGACGAGACGACCAGTTGATGCGCATCCTTATACGCTGGAACCTGGTCTGAAGCTTTTCATCCACAGTCCGTACGATTGCGTGTTGGCTGTCAAGCGAGAGCTGTCGGACCACTTAGAGTGGCTGCTTGAGCATCAACAGTATGGCGAGGCGTGGCAGCTCATTGACGAACATCCCGAAGCTGTGGATACATCTGCCTCTGATCTACAGTCTTCCACATCCCAGCCAAGCTCACCCATAAAATCTGGCGTCGGTCAGAATGGAAGTCTGGCTGATTTCTTCGCCGACGAGAACAGCTCACAATCGACAGGTGTGAATGCCCTACGAGCACACAACTCCACCGCACAGAAAGAGAAGCGCCGTATTGGAGATCTTTGGATGCAGCAGCTTGTCTCTGACAACGAGTGGGAGGAAGCTGGTAAGATTGCCGGCAAAGTCCTAGGCACCAGCAGTAGGTGGGAGCATTGGGTCTGGACTTTCGCTCAAGCAGACAAGTTTGACGAGATCACGCCATACATACCCTCGACTGCCCTGAAGCCGCCACTTCCTACTCTGGTGTACGAGGTCATCCTGGGACATTACATTGGGAAAGACCGTGAACGACTGAGCAAGCTACTTGATGTATGGGATCCGGATCTGTTTGATGTCAAAAGTGTCATCTCGGCTATCGAAGACCGCCTTGAGAGTGGCGAGGTCACCGAGGACGGCACGGAGCATGGCATCCAAGGTCGAGATTGGCGCATTCTTATGGAAGCGCTGGCACGACTGTACTTCGCGGATGGTCGAGCAAGAGATGCCTTGCGTTGCTACATTGCGCTTCAAGACGCCGAGAAAGCTTTCAGTTTGATACGGGAAGAGAAGCTGATGGATGTCGTGGTCGATGATGTGCCTGGCTTGGTGATGCTACGGATCAGCCGCGAGCAGATGCGTTCAGCACCGCTTTCCGAGCTTGAAGAGGCGAGCTCAGAAGCCATACAGCTATTGATTGACGAGGCACATCGCGGGACAGTACCTGTGATCTCTGTTGTCCAGCAGCTGACACGAAAGGGCGACAATTTCCAGCCATTTCTCTTCTTCTATTTCCGAACCTTATGGAAGACTGGTCCATCAACAAAAGCCCCGGCCCCCTTCCGAAGAGGCGGACCATTCGACACGCGCAAAGAAGAAAGCCACGCCATGGTCGAAGATCATGCCGATCTGGCAGTCAAGCTCTTTGCCGAGTACGACCGCGACCTACTATACAACTTCGTCAAGGCCAGTCAAATGTACAGCTACGACAAAGCTGCTGAGATCTGCGAGCGAAGACACTACATTCCAGAGTTGGTTCACATCCTGAGCAAGACCGGGCAGACTAAGCGAGCGCTGTACTTGATCATTGGTGAGCTAGGTGATGTGAGCCAAGCTATCAGCTTCGCGAAAGAGAACCCTGACCTCTGGAATGATCTACTCGACTACTCGATGGATAAGCCGTCCTTCATCAAAGGTCTGCTAGAAGAAGTAGGTGCCGCTGCAGCATTCAATCCCATCGATGTCGTGCGCAGGATCCCGGAAGGTCTCGAGGTTGAAGGTCTCAAACAAGGCATCCAGCGCCTTGTTCGGGAGTTCGAGATCCAGATGTCGATATCTGAAGGCGTAGCGAAGGTCCTCCGCGGTGAAGTTGGCATGGGCATGGACACTTTGCGTGCCGGCCGTAAGAAGGGCGTCCGCTTCGAAGTGGTGCATGAGAGCCCAACAGACGTTGACCTCGCTGTCCACGATCCGCCGACAAAAGTGCCCAAAGATGGCGAAAGCCTCCCAGTGCCTAAACGCAAGGCAGAGAAGCCGGTTGCTAAGCAAGTCAAGCCAGGACATTGCGTTGGTTGCAGCGAGCCTTTCCGTGAAGATG ACAAAGAAACTCTCATCGGCTTCGCCTGCGGGCACGTATACCACCTCTCCTGCCTGCTCGACGCAAACCCAGACACGAACAAGAAAGAGGCGGACAACGTTCTTGATCAACTCGCCACAGCCGCGGAAGAAGATGACGGTGGGTATGGTGGCCGGAGCGTGGGTGGGAAAGTGGCGCATGCGCACATCATCAATAGTGTTGTCAAGGGAGGCTGTCAGCATTGTATCATTCCAGAGGGCGCTTGA
- a CDS encoding Vegetative incompatibility protein HET-E-1, which produces MSPEDEVLSSDLADLHRAWAKHGWKKIEHTILQANAHGLQWVWADTCCIGKSSSAELAEAINSMFRWYRDSAVCYVYLDDVPDITEALIRHTGMEHGSRDILKPDHTFLSDYKRRDPVSYLSNAATWICKDPPVQWLEVTHARWFTCGWTLQELLAPHDVQFFSQCWEYLGHRGSMAHLIAQACNIPRKVIIEREWLTARHLDPGSSTMRLYATIEHVLLQALREKVTAFFEEFSVAQRMSWAAGRRLTRIEDEAYCLLGFSDVNMPVLYGEGPRAFLRLQQEILRTRIDHTIFAWDHVQGDLPRGPTKQALLAPSAAGFRNRGNTTQAQFDLRCVHEVNNVGVRMQIPCHALPIYDGINGKIVGDHASREVLALIHCYSGDWLIMLALRLRHVGATDQEIFVVEGDFTHKRITEVDAVTASKFQYNSVTILFSNSMLGDFMSPFPNPFPDDTRIGIRVAIRLEGRRVDLEDTDLACASVSSDSSDARSKVTNDSSHVPGLFFQEKIAFG; this is translated from the coding sequence ATGTCTCCAGAGGATGAAGTCCTAAGTTCAGACCTCGCAGACCTCCACCGGGCATGGGCAAAGCATGGCTGGAAGAAAATAGAGCACACGATCCTGCAGGCGAATGCACATGGGCTCCAATGGGTCTGGGCGGACACTTGTTGCATCGGTAAGTCCAGCAGTGCGGAGCTTGCGGAGGCCATCAATTCTATGTTCAGGTGGTACCGAGATTCGGCGGTCTGCTATGTATACCTCGATGATGTGCCTGACATCACTGAGGCCCTGATTCGCCATACTGGCATGGAACACGGTTCTCGCGATATTTTGAAACCCGACCACACCTTCCTATCGGACTACAAGCGGCGGGATCCAGTCTCATACTTGTCCAACGCAGCGACATGGATATGCAAAGATCCCCCGGTCCAATGGCTGGAGGTCACACACGCACGATGGTTCACATGCGGATGGACATTGCAAGAACTGTTGGCTCCGCACGATGTACAGTTCTTTAGCCAATGCTGGGAATACCTTGGACACCGTGGGTCGATGGCACATCTCATAGCCCAGGCATGTAACATACCACGAAAGGTCATTATCGAAAGAGAGTGGCTCACAGCAAGACATCTAGATCCTGGATCCTCCACCATGAGGCTCTACGCCACTATTGAGCATGTTTTGTTGCAAGCTCTCCGTGAGAAGGTCACAGCGTTTTTCGAGGAATTCAGTGTTGCGCAGCGCATGTCATGGGCTGCTGGACGCCGACTTACGCGCATCGAGGACGAGGCGTACTGCCTGCTTGGGTTTTCCGATGTCAACATGCCTGTTTTGTATGGAGAAGGCCCACGAGCCTTCCTCAGGCTACAGCAGGAGATACTGAGGACGCGCATTGACCACACCATCTTCGCTTGGGACCATGTCCAAGGGGACCTTCCACGGGGCCCAACAAAGCAGGCATTGCTAGCACCATCCGCTGCCGGTTTCCGCAATCGAGGTAACACCACGCAAGCTCAATTTGATCTAAGATGCGTCCACGAAGTCAACAACGTTGGGGTTCGTATGCAAATCCCCTGTCACGCCCTTCCAATATATGACGGTATCAACGGGAAGATAGTTGGTGACCACGCAAGTCGAGAAGTTTTGGCACTGATACATTGCTACTCAGGCGACTGGCTGATAATGCTCGCTTTACGACTTCGCCATGTAGGAGCGACAGATCAGGAGATCTTTGTTGTGGAGGGTGATTTCACCCACAAAAGGATTACTGAAGTGGACGCGGTGACTGCCTCCAAGTTCCAGTACAACAGTGTTACGATTCTGTTCTCGAATTCAATGCTCGGCGACTTCATGAGCCCCTTCCCGAACCCCTTTCCGGATGACACTCGAATAGGGATCCGAGTGGCTATCAGGCTGGAAGGGCGGCGTGTTGACCTCGAGGATACAGATCTCGCCTGTGCAAGTGTTTCGTCCGATTCGTCCGACGCGCGTTCGAAGGTAACCAATGACAGTAGTCATGTGCCAGGCTTGTTCTTTCAAGAAAAAATTGCGTTTGGATAG